Genomic window (Vitis riparia cultivar Riparia Gloire de Montpellier isolate 1030 chromosome 4, EGFV_Vit.rip_1.0, whole genome shotgun sequence):
TGCTAGCCTTAGTGTTGCCCCAACTAGTAATACTTCCCCTTTGCCTCCGAACCTCCAATCCCACCTTACTTCCTTCTTAAGGCCCCTCCAATCCCACCTCACTTCCTTCTTAAGACCCTTCCAATCCCACCTTACTTCCTTCTTAAGGCCCccatgggtgcaaggcctacccataAGGGCTCTAGTGTCGTTGTCTGAGTCAAGAGGCTAATAGTTCTTACTTCCACAAGatacaaatttctaattttgtcatttttagaTACTTCTTTTCAGACATATTACCAATATTAAGTAGTAGTAAAAAATTTGTATCtatttttcatgatattatGTATATATGGATAAGATATATCATGGTGAAATCTTCGAAGAAAATTGTGAGTTCCACCAAGGAATCTAATAAGTAAGATTTAAAGTAAGTATTTACATAATCTTCTCCTGAagaacttaatattttttggcATAAGAACAACTGAGAAAGGGGCTTTTAGGTAAGAGGCAATGATACTTGAAATACATGAGTCAATCCTTTTAGTAAGCACCTATGACACCaagagggtgtttgataaaaacttaatacttattacttaattacttgatttttaagttaaaccatttttaaattattgacttaaaattgctcacttattttttacttttagtataaaagtttttttggtaaaatttaacTTAAGGTTCATACTAAATGATCAAATTAACATATACATCTTCATTagttttaactaatatttatcatcattaattttaactaattttattttctttaatcttAAACAAGAAATTtgcttataaaatatttatatttaaagtattgtatATACATATCATAatcacaaaatatttattataaaaaatgagttatggaTGTAGAGGCACGATTGTAAAATAAACCTCATTAGATATGGACAAAtgatgcaaaataaataaataaattgagattaaagataaattaactattttgatGTAAtacttgaatttatttttaactttaaatcccagtattaaattattttatcaaacatatttaatctaCTAGCACAAGACcaagttattaaatcatattaaggaGAGATTTTCAAGCACCCATGCAACATTTGAAATGACATTTATATCACTTAAAGCCTTATAATCTTTAGAATGTCACACTCACTCTTATCTTTTGGAACCAATGTTCTCTATTTTCCTGTAAAGTTtcaatcaatcagtcaatcTATGGAAGTTACTGACTTTGGAGATCTTGAGCTTTTACATGATAGTCTGGATGGACAGTACAATTTTCTACATGTTTAATACTCCCCCTGTATTCTTTAAACATCAGTCCAAGCACTCAGTTACTGCAAATCCTCTTTTTCTGCTAATGATCTCCATAATCTATGGAATACTTTCAAATCAACAATCATTAAAAACCCCAAGATAAGCCACTACTTGAAGGAGTTTTTCGAGTTTGATTTCAGTCGGAATGATTATGCTTGCACAATCTTTAGTTGTTTAAGTGCCACATTGTTGCTTAGGTCATAGGAAAAACCTACCTGCACAATCTTAAGTTGTCTTAAGTGTTGCACAGGCTGCTTACATATTGTAATAAAGCTGCAATTTTAGCACCCTGGAACAAAGACAAATAGTCACTAATTTGGTAGATTACAAGAATCTCACCTTAATCAGAAAACCTGAATCAAACCCCATTATAAACAGGTAGAAGCTCATCTTATTTGAGGTGAAACAATCACACATCGAGCAACTATATGGAAACCCTGGAAACTATCATTGGAACAATGATTGaaatccatgcaaaaaaaaaaaacatggtacAAGATCAATAAGCAAGATAAAATGTACAGATAGTATTAAGAATAATTGAAGATTAATAGGGAGGGTGATAATGAACCTCCAGGCTTCAGCCTTTCTCGAGAATATCAGTTTGTCACTAAGATCTCTAAGTTTGATGGAAAATCCATAGAGTTGGCCATGGATTCCGCTTTCATAACACTGCAAGATATTTCAGTTTGACATCGCCAtcgacatgaatgactccaagcaCAGTAACAAAAGTTGGAAACATCCCAAAGTTGCATCTAACAAAGAACTATAGAACTGTACAGCAGGTAAATATACCTACCTTTCTACATATTTGCCAGAATTTTATTGCAGAAGCCCTTCCATTAAAGCTAAGGCCTAGCACTATGATCATCAGATATCGTCTCTTCAGAAGATGCATCACTATCGATGATGATTAAGTTGCCTGGTTTACTGCCTCCACATGAGCACTTGCTGCTTGGTTCAGCTGTTCCAAGCCTTGTTCCTGATGTGAAGTTCGTGTAATGGGCATCACTAGATGGCTGTAGATCATTCGTTCTTAAATCACCAAACCTGCTATTCATTCTGCTCCTTGGCCCACTATGCAGCTCGATAGGGTTCGAATAATTTTGGGTAACTCGGTACATCCCTGAATGAGCTCCTGATGAACCAACAGTAGGCAGAGGTGGCTCTGCCAGCCTTGGAGGAGGGGTGGTAATCGCTTCTCTGAGCCAGTGGGGTAAGTTGCCCTTTGCTGCAAAACTAGTTGAGGGGCCATCAGTCAATAAAGATTCGTCTCTTAGCATGGCTTTGCTTTCCATATGGTTGAACAAACCCCTATCATACTTCCCTTTACAATCTGAAAAAAGGTTTCTCCTTGGGTTTCTACCAGATCTCTGAAGCTGTTTGGCTCCATTTTTCTGAATATTGACCGAGCTCAATGGTGACCTCTTTGGGACGTTACCCTCCTTCTGGAAATACAAATCTCCAAGTGATAGTTGAGTTTCATCCGTTAAATTCTCTCTGTGGATTCCTGTTCTAGGATGCAGGAAGCCGCTGTTCCTGTTTGAAGAAACATCTGGTGGTTTTCTGAGCTTTACTTGTGATTCAAGCATACCATTCAAAAGTTTGGACTGTTCCACTTCCCACTGCTCAGCCAGGTCGCTTGCCACCCTCCATGGTGAGAAGTGCAATTTTGGGTCCCTTAACATGGCATCCCAATTGTCCCTTCCATGTCTCCTGACACCTATCCATAGAAAATCCAACTCCTCTTCTGGCCACAGGGTAGTATGCTGCTCAAACTTATCAGAACAACTGCCACGGCCCTTCAATGTTCTTGCTCTAGCTTCAATGCTCTCAAGCATCAATCTGTGCCTCAACAATGACATCTGACTCGTTGAAGACTTGGCCGCTGCATCTGGAATCATTTCCATGGTTTTAATGCTTAAATTTGGCAATGGGAATGTGGCGGGGCAGCTCTTGGAGTCTCGTTCTGCATTTTTAGGATCTGTTGGGAGAGACAAACCTAGAAAGTGTGGAGATCTGGTTGGAGTCTGTTTTGATTGAACAGTATCGCCTCCTAACCGAAGACTTGTTCTTTCTCTGGAACCTGGATAGACAGTCTCCTCCAGCTGTGTACTAGCCATGCAGACCATATCAATGGTTTTGTCTTCCGAGAACAACTGCTGACAAAATACTACATTATATCtccaaaaaaacaataaataataacaCTTCCATACTAAAACAAGACTAATGAATACCAATATGGTCTACCCATTTAAGAAAGTATCACAACAGAATAACCAACAAAAGTGACATCTTTGGGCTGTGATACTACCTACCTGGAGACATTTATCCTTCGACATAATGGCCATGGGGAACAGAGGAGAACCTTTTCCATAATCTTTATTGTTGGCACCAACTTCTTCCATGGAAGTATGTGTATTTCCAAAAACCTGTAGATGGTGGATGGATGAAGTTTCTCCAACTTTCTCATTTATGGTTTGCAACAAATCCAATGCATGAACCGAATGAGAAACCTGCTCTAAAACAGTAGAATGGCTTCTGCTTGTCGAGTCCAAGGAGCCCCGAAGAGTGTCTGATGCAGCGTGAACAAGTTGTTTTTGGGGACTTGAATCCAAGGTAACGTTGCAGTCCATTGTGCCACACGAGTCTGTCATATCagttaatagaaaataattaagtgGAAATGTATGTCAAGAATCTGCATTTATGGTACAATTGGGTAAGATGGGTTCGAACCCACAATCTCATTGTTGCAGCACAAAAGGTCTAACTAAGGGAGCTACTGGCTCAAACCTGAGTTGAACATGTTTACATGATCTGAGTAAACAAAAATTACCAGGAGGAACAGATAGATCCAAGTAGAGTAGGGAGTCTCCATCTCTTGTAATATTATCAGGTTTTGTTGTTGCTTTCATTTGAGATTCTTCTCCAATGGAAGCCTGAGCTATAGGTGACATTGGCTGTTTATCCTTAACTGTTGCCTCACTATCAGGATCTTGATCTGCACCTTTTGAAGAGGTTTCCAAACAATTTTTCAGGGGATCCTCTTGGAAATTCATGGCAAGGTTGGAGCTCTGATCGAGTACTTGTTCAGTTACATGTGAGGTGTCTCCAAATGTGCATCCCCCATTAGATGAGtcttttcccttaaatttcACGCTAATAGAATAAAGCAATTGCATGAttagaataaatattatattactcAAATATTATAGTCTTGACTATAAAGGAGTTTAGTTAATGTGAGAATACATCTCAATTCCTGGAGCAAATCCAGAATGAGCACTTTTTGAATCAACATCTTCTTCGTCCTGTCACAGAACCGATAAAATGATCAATACCAATTACATAGACAGTGATCCCCATCAAATAGGTGTCACATTTACTTGTGGAATGAGCTAGCCTCTTCAGAAAAATCAAGTATTCACAAGGTAAAGTAACAATTCAATAACAGTAAACGCCGATTTAGCCATAGCCAAATTAGATAGGCCCTACTCAACCAAGAAACAAAGGGTCTGTTAGgtaattgttcttgaaaacaaaaaacggtttcttaaattagaaaaaaagttTGGCAGACTTCTGATAGaagttttttcataatttattctgaaaataggttgttttttagaacaaatttaaagtgttttcagttgttttttgCATAGCACACTACACAACAATTGAAAGGATGAAGAATCATCATACATCAGTGTACAACAACTTAATAAAGAATAAgccaagaaaattgtttttcatatttcagCTCCCAAACAgaattttattcttcaaaacgattgagaactgttttttgaaaacattgccAAATAGTCAATATATCGTTTTCCGGCTTTATCATCTTACTTAGATGAATAGCACCAATGACTAACCACATAATCGAGATCTTACTGTAGTATCACTTTCAAGATCAATACTTCACCCTTTAGAACTAACATCAACATTCAAAGGAATGGATTTCTAGAAGAAAGACAGTCGAAAAGGAAAAGACACCACTAAAATGCTTAAATTgttccaattttttataatattttaaaatgtatccATCTGGTTCTATCTTGTCTGAGATTTTTCTCTTAAAGTGCACTCCAAAACTGATTAAGCACATCATTGTTTCAAATCACAACACACCTTAGAGCCTTTTCGCATATCTAAAATGTTCgaacttaaaacatttttcaatgTGCCCAATAAACTTACAAAAGCCCAGAAATTGACCATCAAAAGATTTGGAACCAAGCACTAACCTACATAAACAGTATAAGACAGGAACCATTATTAGAGGAGGAATTTTGAGTGCTCAAGGATAAAAATCACCTAAAGCACTTAACAGTTCAGggatttattaattaataggCCATAGTAATTAACAAAACCCTCTGATCAGACTGCTGATATAATTTCAGATTTTCATTTTCCCTCATCACATCAAAAGAGTGACCAATTCCTAATGACACATGATAATGGAAATGCTGTTATAGTTTCTGTTATCAGTTTAAAACGATGAGGTGATGCATGTCATTCATACTTTATCTTATCAGCTCAATAGTGCCCATTTACTACGATGCTTGAATACAAAGCTGGCCATTCAATGCCTACTTGGCTTTTAAATGTTGTTTCTGGGATTTGTTTTACCTACAGTCAAAGGACTTATTCATCAAAAAGAATTAGAACTTGAGCTGTAGCTTAATCAGAAATGAACCTACTAATTTATTAAgtcaaaagaa
Coding sequences:
- the LOC117913185 gene encoding uncharacterized protein LOC117913185 isoform X2, whose protein sequence is MSGSKVFLTYKRKRASSSLNHGSGCPNSASEWPIGTCSTGPKKHNELSNECISENQKIDPEIWLECVVCGVGDNTLQCDSCLQSNHLQCLNSSLKHMQHGKRLCSSCIKEHDSSTSQLVQESGRNKAKKQVEGSDTREVTCDSHKLALIRSPGKGTSRKDMVESLPTDLSFVKKFSHIQRGSCSYVNSGSACNDGFAEGNLLSCSVGMNSEKNLETLGLKSSYGRKCSYGCAVTAASKTLNMEGSDSQAKDKSSKVFVDSLTQAKVTTPLLTFSRRSKRKRDVDSTNAERKFLVGQKSSLITKLNDSSYGIPCLSEATSQKGFSVAHSADLKLPGEGPNTNMKHLSCHTHDQDEEDVDSKSAHSGFAPGIEIVKFKGKDSSNGGCTFGDTSHVTEQVLDQSSNLAMNFQEDPLKNCLETSSKGADQDPDSEATVKDKQPMSPIAQASIGEESQMKATTKPDNITRDGDSLLYLDLSVPPDSCGTMDCNVTLDSSPQKQLVHAASDTLRGSLDSTSRSHSTVLEQVFGNTHTSMEEVGANNKDYGKGSPLFPMAIMSKDKCLQLFSEDKTIDMVCMASTQLEETVYPGSRERTSLRLGGDTVQSKQTPTRSPHFLGLSLPTDPKNAERDSKSCPATFPLPNLSIKTMEMIPDAAAKSSTSQMSLLRHRLMLESIEARARTLKGRGSCSDKFEQHTTLWPEEELDFLWIGVRRHGRDNWDAMLRDPKLHFSPWRVASDLAEQWEVEQSKLLNGMLESQVKLRKPPDVSSNRNSGFLHPRTGIHRENLTDETQLSLGDLYFQKEGNVPKRSPLSSVNIQKNGAKQLQRSGRNPRRNLFSDCKGKYDRGLFNHMESKAMLRDESLLTDGPSTSFAAKGNLPHWLREAITTPPPRLAEPPLPTVGSSGAHSGMYRVTQNYSNPIELHSGPRSRMNSRFGDLRTNDLQPSSDAHYTNFTSGTRLGTAEPSSKCSCGGSKPGNLIIIDSDASSEETISDDHSARP
- the LOC117913185 gene encoding uncharacterized protein LOC117913185 isoform X1 produces the protein MSGSKVFLTYKRKRASSSLNHGSGCPNSASEWPIGTCSTGPKKHNELSNECISENQKIDPEIWLECVVCGVGDNTLQCDSCLQSNHLQCLNSSLKHMQHGKRLCSSCIKEHDSSTSQLVQESGRNKAKKQVEGSDTREVTCDSHKLALIRSPGKGTSRKDMVESLPTDLSFVKKFSHIQRGSCSYVNSGSACNDGFAEGNLLSCSVGMNSEKNLETLGLKSSYGRKCSYGCAVTAASKTLNMEGSDSQAKDKSSKVFVDSLTQAKVTTPLLTFSRRSKRKRDVDSTNAERKFLVGQKSSLITKLNDSSYGIPCLSEATSQKGFSVAHSADLKLPGEGPNTNMKHLSCHTHDQDEEDVDSKSAHSGFAPGIEIVKFKGKDSSNGGCTFGDTSHVTEQVLDQSSNLAMNFQEDPLKNCLETSSKGADQDPDSEATVKDKQPMSPIAQASIGEESQMKATTKPDNITRDGDSLLYLDLSVPPDSCGTMDCNVTLDSSPQKQLVHAASDTLRGSLDSTSRSHSTVLEQVSHSVHALDLLQTINEKVGETSSIHHLQVFGNTHTSMEEVGANNKDYGKGSPLFPMAIMSKDKCLQLFSEDKTIDMVCMASTQLEETVYPGSRERTSLRLGGDTVQSKQTPTRSPHFLGLSLPTDPKNAERDSKSCPATFPLPNLSIKTMEMIPDAAAKSSTSQMSLLRHRLMLESIEARARTLKGRGSCSDKFEQHTTLWPEEELDFLWIGVRRHGRDNWDAMLRDPKLHFSPWRVASDLAEQWEVEQSKLLNGMLESQVKLRKPPDVSSNRNSGFLHPRTGIHRENLTDETQLSLGDLYFQKEGNVPKRSPLSSVNIQKNGAKQLQRSGRNPRRNLFSDCKGKYDRGLFNHMESKAMLRDESLLTDGPSTSFAAKGNLPHWLREAITTPPPRLAEPPLPTVGSSGAHSGMYRVTQNYSNPIELHSGPRSRMNSRFGDLRTNDLQPSSDAHYTNFTSGTRLGTAEPSSKCSCGGSKPGNLIIIDSDASSEETISDDHSARP